In Trichoplusia ni isolate ovarian cell line Hi5 chromosome 2, tn1, whole genome shotgun sequence, the DNA window CTCTAAAGGAGTTGACTGAAGGTACTGGCACTGGAAGTGACAATGTACTGGCAAATAATGCCAAAACATTGTCAGACACTGTCTTCAAAGGATACAAGGACGATTTGGACTTCAACGATGATAATGACGTTGGTAAGTGAATTCTATTACTACTAGcctattcatcatcatcgtcatcagctcatattcgtccactgaTGGACATAGGCTTTTCCAactgcacgccatcgagatctatccaGCATAAGCTTATATAAAACGATATAAAAATTTAGTTATATTTACGAACATAGTGTTCGAAATCTACTTTGGATTATTATTGTCTGTTCATAGAGTATTGGTGAATTTCATTCCCTGCTCCGATCCGATTcaatttttagattaaaaagggtattaatttacctttaaagTTTAGCTGTGGGCGAAAATTAATCATACTCAAACTAAAAATTTTGCAGGTGAGAAAAAACGTTTGGCTTTCTTGGACTTAATGCTGGAGTCAGCTCAAAATGGCACCCACAACATCAGTGACCACGAGATCAAAGAAGAGGTCGACACTATCATGTTCGAGGTTTGTAACACTTTCGTCCACAACAAATCATTTTACACTTTACTTGCTCTCCGTGCTGAGTAAAGGTATGAAGTGATTAAACAAAAACCGCTCTAAAACTCCTGGAAATTCAAAGTCCATTGCCATAACATTTCAAATCTCTCCATTTCCCAGGGCCATGACACCACTGCAGCGGGGTCCAGTTTCGTATTATGCATGCTTGGTCTCCACCAAGATATCCAAACTAGAGTATACGATGAATTGTACGAGATCTTCGGTGATTCCGACAGACCAGCCACATTCAATGATACTCTTCAAATGAAGTACTTGGAGCGCGTTATCCTTGAAACTCTTAGGATGTACCCACCTGTACCCATCATCGCTAGGGAGCTGAAGCATGATGCTAAAATTGGTGAGTCATTGATTGTATGACTTCTGGtgaagaaatgttttttaaagtatttaagatATGGGATGCatagtacttttatatttacgaaCTAATTTTAGCTGTTGTCTAATTAGGCCCCAAATGATGCCTTCCCCTTCTGAAGGTTTCTCATGGGAAGAAAAAACTGTTTGACATTAAATTATCATCTTTCATTTTTTGTATCCAGTAACCAACAACTACGTGCTTCCGGCTGGTGCGACCGTAGTCGTGTGCCCATACGGCGTCCATCGCCACCCGAAGCACTATGAAAACCCCAACAAATTCAACCCTGATAACTTCCTGCCAGAAAACATGGCGAACAGGCATTACTACAGCTACATACCCTTCAGCGCTGGGCCCAGGAGCTGTGTTGGTTAGTACAATGTTTAGTCATTCTAATAATAGTGGAAAACTAAAGGTTCCTGAGAGCTCACAACAGAGTTATGAAGTGAATGTGAAGAGCGTAACAGTATATaatgtacttttaaaaatggaatgcaAAAAATATGAGTATCTTAATTACCCTTGAATGATACCTACTATAAAGAAAAATCGAGGTATATGTTTTAAGCAGTGATGTCATTTTTCCCGCTTTTTCCCAGGGTTTTTTTCTATAGGTTAAGAGCAATGAGTATTCTTATTTTCATCATTCTTTCTACTCGTTAATTCAACATTAGATCgataatttccttttattatgataaagttTCCAGTATAGATGATAGAGAAAGTTCACACTATCACAAAAGGaaatagtattatattttatcgtaGATATCTTTGGGCAAATCacaatgacattttttttttgcaggtcGCAAATACGCCttactgaaattgaaaattcttcTCTCGACTATTTTGAGGAACTACAAAACCGTTTCGGAGGTACCAGAGGAAGAATTCCAACTAACAGCTGATATTATACTAAAGAGGTTAGACGGCTTCAGATTAAAAATCGAACCGAGAAATCGGGTTCCATCGACCGCTGCTTAATCTATTCTATGTCTGATATTAGTATTATGTACctaatgtaaatgtaattaaGTCGTAAATTAATTGTCAATATATTACCAACAAGTTACATGTAAAcgaataaaattgtctgccggcggaactcatttgttttattccGTAAAATACGATCTTACCAAACAtatgagtaatttatttttatttacgctaTGAGAAACAAGTTTTCGGTTTTTAAAAAGGtgatctttattattattttgttaacattattacTACGTGTAATTTGCCTCGGCCACGAGTCTGACAACCGATCACAACAACACACATGAGATTTGAAACGACAATTAACCATTACTAGAAAGATTAAAAATTTTCAATACTAGCTTCATATTCAAAGCGtctgatttttttaataagatatgaCAGTCGAGTctaagttttgaaaaaaaaaacaataacaaaatgcaataaaacatcttatttttatcaagttattaatttataatatctggtacaaaataatacatttctaaAAGATAAAACTAGGTGACACAGAAATCTCATTTCAAAAGTGCAAAATTACTAAACTAaaattagatataatatttttacaatgtttttaattcagGCGAGGCAACATTTGTTCAATACACAGCTAATTCTGGAcaaattaagtttcttttttaacaatacaCTAAGTAATCCCTAGAAGTGCACTGTTACGTTGACGTCAAGTCGAACGAAAGAAAAATAGGAAAATTCATTCACTCAGCATGATGTTCCTTTACAAAGCACTTTCAACACTTAGCGTTAAACGTTAAGgtctaaatttaattaaaacataatatggAACGCTTTTTTTTGTCGAAGTGGCATCACTTTTGATCGTCGACGcctaagaataatttataaaaagtaattgttaatatgtttaatataaacttatctTTGGTATTTAGTACATTTACTTAGAAAATAACgaaatacttaaatttatcattcattaagagaaattaaaaatatctacacTTAAACAGAAAGCGCAAAAAAACCACTGTCCACAAAATaaaggcttttaaaaaaataatacgtttCTATGGAGAGAATAATtactgattttaaaaatatatatttttttactatggaCACCTATGTATCATAAGGCTGAAAAATGTTTGACcgaatttattttttcccaAAAATGTTTAGATTATAATTTTCTCCTCTGCTTAACGTTTCGCTACAGTCTGATTTGACCGATTATCAATAtgaatattttcgtttaaataGGTAAAAAGAGATTtggtctaataaaaaaaatattttgcgttTCGGCGAAACGTTATTACAACACTTTGGCAATCAAAACATATGTCCAACAATACATTTAGCAAAAATAACGACTAATAGTTTTCCGCAAAATTAAATTCGatgcaaaatattttgatgaactGATAATTTCCCCCTTAATATAATGTAACTTACACCTTTTTACATAGTTGAGTATAAAAGTCTTAAGGCATAACTAACAAGAAAAGACACTGTTTTGTTGTGTAAAACTATAAGTCTATCAAGTAGGATCTTTTTTAAACTTAGCATTTAATTCTAGGCAAGAATTAAAGCGTGACCTTAATTACAAACTATAGgtatgcaaataaaattttatcatttgaatCGATTGCACGATTTAACGTACGTGCTATCATACAAATTCATTTATCGACATTTATCACTCTCTGTTTTAAAACCGCAACTTTTCCTCTAAAAATCACAGTACAATTTAAACATACACAGTCCAACGTTTTTATAATTGGTTAATCTCTCTATTAATACTGATTGTTCATCTTACGATCTAGTTGTGCCTTTACGGTATACTATGTATTCAATAGTCCAGAGCACGACA includes these proteins:
- the LOC113508475 gene encoding cytochrome P450 4g15-like, with product MTSVLVSDELGTTTTRLVFYPLLLLATGVWLFHRWQKQSRMHRMGDLLPGPAYLPVFGNALLALKFNKPEHFINIAWQFVGKYGFVIRGWIGSKLVIFLANPEDVEVILNSNVHIDKASDYKFFEPWLGEGLLISSGNKWRSHRKMIAPTFHINILKSFVDVFNENSKSVVAKMRSEVGKTFDVHDHMSGVTVDILLETAMGITKKTQDKSSFDYAVAVMKMCDIIHQRHYKFWLRLDFLFKLHPLYKTQQKLLGIIHGLTNKVIAFKKKVYLENKAKGIIPPSLKELTEGTGTGSDNVLANNAKTLSDTVFKGYKDDLDFNDDNDVGEKKRLAFLDLMLESAQNGTHNISDHEIKEEVDTIMFEGHDTTAAGSSFVLCMLGLHQDIQTRVYDELYEIFGDSDRPATFNDTLQMKYLERVILETLRMYPPVPIIARELKHDAKIVTNNYVLPAGATVVVCPYGVHRHPKHYENPNKFNPDNFLPENMANRHYYSYIPFSAGPRSCVGRKYALLKLKILLSTILRNYKTVSEVPEEEFQLTADIILKRLDGFRLKIEPRNRVPSTAA